From the genome of Salvia splendens isolate huo1 chromosome 7, SspV2, whole genome shotgun sequence:
agttCACGCCGCATGCGCCGCGGCGGAACATCCCACTATaatcgccgcgcctataggcgcggctatgtcCACCCCctccgcgtcctcgccccgcacacGGCGATCTCTCgtcgccccccccccccccccccaggTCCGCCGCGTCTGCCCCCGGGGCGGACAACTCCCACGCACTATAACGCACCCGCCTaccgccccaacccgcggctatagccgcgggcgtcccatagtggacactctaaatgAGTAGATTGAGCCGAAGGGGAGAGTCCCAACAGAAAGTATAGTTTATAGTAAGATTTTGCTTCCTagtttttttacaaaaattgccagccctagtaAATTGTAGTATTGTTGCCATGTTTAGTGTATACAAATTCTCATCTTCTACCAGTATTTTCTGGATTGAGCGGTATGCATAAATGTTTTGCAGATTAAATAGTATATTTTCATTGACAGATTGATAAATCACTGATCTGGGCACGCGATTTAATACTTCAGCTTTCGTATTCAACGCTCATCGTTGAACGTCGTAGCATAAACCCTATGGCGTTCGCTCCCACCATCTCTCTCCTCATCCCTCTTTCCCCGACTTTCTCTTTTCCCTATAGGCCATTTGAAAAGCCACCTCCCAAACTACTCTTTTGTCCTCCTAAATTTCTTAACTCTGTCCTCTCTGCCGCTTCTTCCTCCAACAACCAACCGTCGCCCCCCTTCACTTCTGAGGAGGCCTTTCTCGATGCAATAGCTGGTTTCGGCGACTCTGATAAATTTCTTCCAGTCGTCAGGACTTACGAAAACGACTTGGCGCGGCTGACCCTTGTCGGCGCCGTCGACTCTAGGCAAGCAATTACTGCCGCCGCTGCTGATGGTGGAAGTACCGCCGATGAACATATATCTGCCGGCATGGCCGCCATGGTTGTCGAGACCATATATCCTGGCCCCGTCGACGACCGCAGCACCGTTTCTACTCGATTGGTGAGTGCCTAGGTTTCAGTTATGTGTCTGTGTAATCTGTTTTTATATGAATTTACATTTGTAATTTAGGTTTTGAATTTTTGAATCTCAACGCCTTATTTTTCTGCTTGTCTTCCATATTCTATTCTGCCCTTGACAGttttactccatattttattttgatccaTAAATTTCTTACTTGTACAAATGTCATTAGCTAAAAGTATATTCTGTTTCTCCACCCCATGGTCTTTTTAATTTGGTGAGTTgtggattaaatttttttctcaCCTTATCAGTTTTTGCCGACATTCAAAGTTAAAGAACAGGCTATAAAGCTCAGGAAATCGATGGCAAAAGATATGTTTCAAGGCATCACACCAAAGAATATACTGTCGATGACATTTAGACAAGCAGTTTTGGAGCAGCTTTGGAGTCTTGAGCTGGCACTTTTTGAACCTGGAACTGAAAGAAATATGGCGGATCTTGAAAATCCAAGAGAGGTACATATATGTATAAAAGTTCTCTTTTGTGGCATGATACATTGAAGGTTCTTGTTTCCTGGTTGTAATATCAATGTTTAATGTTTCTGTTCTGCAGGTGACGAGTTATTTTATTCCCTTTCCTATGGGCAGGTACCTGTGTTGTTAGCCCTCAGCTCATCAGATGAACATGTAATTTCTGAAATTGGAGAGGTTGTCTGTGCTGCTGCCCTTGAAAACACTGGAAAACATTTTCTCTCTAGTGTTGCTAATACAGCATCCAAGAGATCATCAAGTTGGTTAAAGAAGCGTCAACATATTACATCAAAGAATTTTGCTGTTACTCTGTATAACTTGGTTGAAAATGAGGTACTTGCTAATGCCAAGACACTGCACAAGAAGTTCATCTCTGAAAGAGGGAAATATAACCTTAAGGGCTCGCAATTGAAGAAAAGTTGGTGGACATCGCCTGCATTCTCGGAACTGGAAAAAATTGGTGGTCCTGAATTTTGTGCTTGGATAAGTGAGTGTGTGCCGTCGTACATGTTTGAAATTGATTCCCATGGACGTGACAATGTGAAATTTGAAGGGTGGAAGATGTTGGAGGAAAATAGATTGGGAGTTGTTCTCACTCATGCACAAATGGTAATTAGTTTCTTTCCCATGTTCCGTCGCATATCTATGTATGTGATTGCTTTCATATCTATTGTATATGATGCTGATGCTGATAGTAGTTTTTCAATCTAATGTGTGTTTATGGATATTGCGTACATTTATTGATAAACTCATAAACAAAAGGATGAATCTGCGGTCTAGCTTGTCTTGCTAATTTAATGAAATCTTTCCTGTGCATATTATGAAAATAATTGCAACTTTGTTTAGAATCATTTAAGTTGCTCTTTTTTGTTTGTTGCATGTCACTAAGTTTTCTTTGTCAGTATGGATTTCTTTGGTTTGTATGTTCCAACTCAATCTACTTTTTAATACAATCTTCTGAATGCACTTTGGTCATATCTGGCGTGTAGAAGTATTTTCACATTTTCCTTTGTCAATGTATTTCTTTTAGGGAAAACATCAATTTTATCTCGTTGTTTTAACCAAAATTGCATAACCTTGGGTAATTATATAGAGGTACCCAACATTCCAATTTTCGGATAATTTTGTCCTGAAAAATCTCTGGCCATTTGACATTTCTTGCTGGAAGTACATATATGCAATCTACGTGGCTTTCTCAATCCACATGGCCCTAGACCGTGCCTACCACCATCCGCACACCGGCCACTACATTTTGTTGTCCCTATGtcaacacacacaaacatgcagTGGAGCGTGAAATTGGCTATTCTTTTGTTCCGAGCATCTTCTCCTCCTTCAGTGGTGGCCTCTTAGAAACAAAACCCTACCCTCAAATCTTAAACCTGCAATATTCCTGTCCTTAATCTTCCCGACCATTGCTGGGGCAGTTTTACTGTGCCACATCTTCTCCCAGACGCACAAGAACAGCGGTGGCGGAGGCTTTGTTTCTAGCGATGTGGGGCAAACTTGGGTTTAGGATTACTTCTCTAATTGTTTTACACGTCACCCgtattttttaattgatgtaAAATTCCATTTAAGTTGAGAAAGCTACGTAGATTTGCCACAATGTACATCTGGGCTGGGGTGAcgcattaaaacttggtggccTGAAATATTTGTGGGACAAAAGAAGATTAACTGAAAATTGAAATGTTATGTACCCTATGCAATTACCCTAGGTTGTGACATTTTTGTTAGAATGATGGGACAAACTTGAATATTTACCCTCTTTTTATTTACTATGAATGACATTGAAGTGTTGTTAGGCTACagattactccctccgtctcactttaggagtcccagttgagttcggcacgggttttaagaaatgtaaaggaaagttggtgaaaaaagatattGGAATGTGGgtcttacttttttatattagttttaaaataaaatgtgagtggaaaaaggttagtggaaagtgggtcctaataccatttatggaatattccaaccgggactcttaaagtgggacacccaaaaatggtaaacagggactcctaaagtgggatggagggagtacaagatAGGACTTGGGAGTACTTAGAACTATTATGTTCTTTTTACTTGATGCTGTTTTGAGTTAATTTTGGAGCGACTATTGTCTCGACTCTCATACGATATGATTCCAATGGTTTGCAGGTTAGCTTGATTGACATTCTAGACATGTTCTATGAGGATACTTTCACTCTGCCAGAAAACATGCTCCCATGTTATACAGTTGCAAAACCATCCAAACTGGATATCAATAAGGTTCCTCGTTGTTTTTTCGAGTTCCTTCAGTTTTCAGACAGAACACCTAGATATATGTTTAGGGCACAACACTTGCACTGAGCTGCTGTATGCACTTACACGGATGCATACTGTCTACTACTGTTGTTCACTATCTACCATAGCTTGCTGATTTATACCGATATGTGTTGATTTTGTTTTCAGGGCAGTTTCATGTTGAAGACATTGTCAACTGTCCTTGTGAGTGGGATATTTTTTGTGACCATCAGTGTTCTGGGAAAACTTTGTCTACCTAAGCTGCTGCCTATCAGAAAGAGGTTTATTCAGCAAAATTCTCAATCCCCATTATGTGACATTGTTCATGTTCCAGATCATTCTCTAGAACCCTCTGAGGTATGCTAGAAATGAGGTTATTTAAATGTTTTCTATCATAGAAGCATACAGAATCTGCCTTCTTCATCTGAATTACATTCACTACCTTATGTTCTTGCGTGGATGGTAACAAACCACTGTCTCCAGTTTTTGAGGTGTAAAGTTAAGTTGGTTATAATGTTCAATCTCTATATTGTCAAGtatattgttgttgttgttgctgtAGTTGGGTTTTTTAGGGCATAGTTTTTggttttctgaccattttttcTTGATTATCTGACTTTGCCTTTTACATTTAGTTGGAAACATGCTGTGTGTCAATTATTAGACGAATCAAGGATTCTTTTGGTTGGTCTGGAGAAATAAGTACACCAGCTAGTGCATGTGCATGTATCGGGGAACTTCCTAAATTCATGAGTGAAGGGGATTATAAAAATTTCAGTATGTCGGACATGTCACCCACATCTATGCCATTACAAGCTAGTGAAGAAGAGATGAAAAGATTAGAAGACATCGCTAGTTATCAGGTACTTTTTCTTTACTTTCTTTTTGGTTGTTTGTTTCCTTGTTGAGTAAGAAACTTTGAAAAGATTTAGTTTTTCTGAACATTGTAAAAAAAAGGTTGGCAGAAAGAGTACTGTAATGTCCTTCAGGTTGCATTTGGATAGCGAATGTTTTTTTCATGTGAGTTCATAATTACCAACGTTGATGCAACTAATAACTTGTTCTGTCCATTGAACTACTTCAATTAGGTAATGGTGTTGACGGATGGGAAAATCATAGGGTTCCAACCCACTAATCGAGTTGCTGTTAATAATTGGGCTGCAAATCCATTGGCCAAAGAGCTGTATGGTGGGAAAAAACTCTCTCCTGGTATAAACCATATCCCAATTCTCACATACTACTGCTTCCATATTGGTACCATGTGGTTTGATTAAGTTTGTGCAACTTTGTTGCAGGATTGTTAGAACCTGGTCTCAAGATTCGCAATCCGAATGGCATGGTCGTGTTGGAGCTATTGATATCATTAAATCCTAAATCCTATTTTGCATTAGTTAGGGCTGTTGATATCAGTACAAGTGTTGATGGTTGAACTTCCTTGTGTGATATTGAACCATTCTCAGATTTTGTAGAATATGTTCTTGCCCTGCTCAAAGGTCTTAAATGATGCCAATCTTTGCATTATTTGTATTGACTGTTagtattcaaattaaattaacgagattgtttctttattagttcccgaggaaattacaaataccTGATGGTTTTGTTTTCCATTCTTTGGTCAGGCGAAGCAGGCACAAATAACTTTACgttgccaaaaataaaaaatactacctgcgtcccacattaagtgttACCTGAGTGTGGGCGcagattttaataaaatataagtataattagttggtggaatgtagggtttacttatcatttataataaaagtgaaatgtgatttttattgtgggacgaaccgAAATGTTAAAATATGACAATTAATGTGGGACAgaagtagtaaaaaaataaaaaaaattacgtTGCCGAATACTTTGCTACATAATAATCCTCCGCCAAAAATTAGGAATAATCTAtcctatatatacataaataaaaaggGAATTTTAGAACTATTCATATTCACAAGAAtgctattttattcttttattaataGATCTCttaattttgcaattatattaaGCAACATGATTTG
Proteins encoded in this window:
- the LOC121742228 gene encoding uncharacterized protein LOC121742228 isoform X2; translation: MAKDMFQGITPKNILSMTFRQAVLEQLWSLELALFEPGTERNMADLENPREVPVLLALSSSDEHVISEIGEVVCAAALENTGKHFLSSVANTASKRSSSWLKKRQHITSKNFAVTLYNLVENEVLANAKTLHKKFISERGKYNLKGSQLKKSWWTSPAFSELEKIGGPEFCAWISECVPSYMFEIDSHGRDNVKFEGWKMLEENRLGVVLTHAQMVSLIDILDMFYEDTFTLPENMLPCYTVAKPSKLDINKGSFMLKTLSTVLVSGIFFVTISVLGKLCLPKLLPIRKRFIQQNSQSPLCDIVHVPDHSLEPSELETCCVSIIRRIKDSFGWSGEISTPASACACIGELPKFMSEGDYKNFSMSDMSPTSMPLQASEEEMKRLEDIASYQVMVLTDGKIIGFQPTNRVAVNNWAANPLAKELYGGKKLSPGLLEPGLKIRNPNGMVVLELLISLNPKSYFALVRAVDISTSVDG
- the LOC121742228 gene encoding uncharacterized protein LOC121742228 isoform X1, with the translated sequence MAFAPTISLLIPLSPTFSFPYRPFEKPPPKLLFCPPKFLNSVLSAASSSNNQPSPPFTSEEAFLDAIAGFGDSDKFLPVVRTYENDLARLTLVGAVDSRQAITAAAADGGSTADEHISAGMAAMVVETIYPGPVDDRSTVSTRLFLPTFKVKEQAIKLRKSMAKDMFQGITPKNILSMTFRQAVLEQLWSLELALFEPGTERNMADLENPREVPVLLALSSSDEHVISEIGEVVCAAALENTGKHFLSSVANTASKRSSSWLKKRQHITSKNFAVTLYNLVENEVLANAKTLHKKFISERGKYNLKGSQLKKSWWTSPAFSELEKIGGPEFCAWISECVPSYMFEIDSHGRDNVKFEGWKMLEENRLGVVLTHAQMVSLIDILDMFYEDTFTLPENMLPCYTVAKPSKLDINKGSFMLKTLSTVLVSGIFFVTISVLGKLCLPKLLPIRKRFIQQNSQSPLCDIVHVPDHSLEPSELETCCVSIIRRIKDSFGWSGEISTPASACACIGELPKFMSEGDYKNFSMSDMSPTSMPLQASEEEMKRLEDIASYQVMVLTDGKIIGFQPTNRVAVNNWAANPLAKELYGGKKLSPGLLEPGLKIRNPNGMVVLELLISLNPKSYFALVRAVDISTSVDG